From Paenibacillus sp. V4I7, one genomic window encodes:
- a CDS encoding nitrate/nitrite transporter, which produces MRQNGSALALGLSTMAMMASFIIWSVFAPIAGQIQELFHLSTIQKSVLIATPVLLGSILRIPMGIYTDRFGGKRIFAAVMLFLVIPLLLAGWVKSYWLLLLCALFIGMAGTTFAVSLTYVSRWFPPERQGLVLGLAGLGNLGGAAASYTLPFVFNRYGLPWVFWSLAIMIVIVTIIFWIGTKELPAPAKVKTFKQSMVVLKEPSTWYLSVFYFLTFGGFVAFSVYLPTFLKDLFQLSATEAGVKTAGFVVISTLIRPLGGYLADRFGSRIVLAAVFAGIIVTSLAMAASLHQFTGFSVSCLTAAALLGVGNGAVFKMVPEVSSGNTGAVTGIVGAAGGVGGFFPPIVLGIIKDLSGAYTLGFVMLMLFACVCLYMNHATKRMVINKQGATAV; this is translated from the coding sequence ATGCGACAAAATGGATCCGCCCTTGCACTAGGGTTATCGACAATGGCTATGATGGCTTCGTTCATCATCTGGAGTGTATTCGCTCCGATTGCCGGACAAATTCAGGAACTATTTCATCTCAGTACCATTCAAAAAAGCGTGCTGATCGCCACGCCGGTTCTACTCGGATCGATCCTGCGAATCCCGATGGGGATTTATACGGATCGCTTCGGCGGTAAGCGAATATTTGCGGCAGTCATGCTGTTTCTTGTGATTCCTCTGCTGCTTGCTGGATGGGTCAAATCTTACTGGCTGCTGCTGCTGTGCGCGCTGTTTATCGGGATGGCTGGGACGACTTTTGCCGTTTCTCTGACGTATGTATCGAGATGGTTCCCGCCGGAGAGACAAGGTCTCGTATTAGGATTAGCGGGACTGGGCAACTTGGGTGGTGCGGCGGCAAGCTACACGTTGCCTTTTGTGTTTAATCGTTATGGTTTGCCGTGGGTATTTTGGAGCTTGGCGATCATGATTGTGATCGTGACTATTATTTTTTGGATCGGAACAAAGGAATTACCTGCACCTGCCAAGGTGAAGACGTTCAAACAATCAATGGTCGTACTTAAGGAACCGTCGACTTGGTATTTATCGGTCTTTTATTTTCTGACATTCGGCGGTTTCGTTGCTTTCAGCGTTTACTTGCCAACATTTCTCAAAGATTTATTTCAATTGTCGGCAACGGAAGCGGGCGTGAAAACAGCTGGGTTTGTCGTTATATCCACGCTCATTCGCCCTTTAGGCGGATATTTGGCGGACCGATTCGGTTCACGCATAGTTCTGGCGGCTGTGTTTGCAGGAATCATCGTCACTTCGCTCGCGATGGCGGCATCCTTGCATCAATTTACCGGGTTCAGTGTGAGCTGTCTGACTGCGGCCGCCTTACTTGGAGTAGGGAATGGGGCTGTGTTTAAAATGGTTCCGGAAGTTTCCTCGGGCAATACTGGAGCGGTAACGGGCATCGTTGGCGCCGCAGGTGGTGTGGGCGGTTTTTTTCCGCCGATCGTACTCGGCATTATTAAAGATTTGTCAGGCGCATACACACTTGGGTTCGTCATGCTTATGCTCTTTGCATGCGTTTGTCTATATATGAATCATGCGACTAAACGTATGGTGATCAACAAACAGGGCGCGACAGCAGTTTAG
- a CDS encoding flotillin family protein, whose amino-acid sequence MLGILYTVVAIVVVVFILLASIVRAYKKVPPNEAMIVYGLGGKRVVQGGGTFVIPGFQSFKTISMMLMSFDVKPDQPMFSQQGIRLKIEAVAQIKIQSDPIAIGTASEQFLDHTLLEREMMILHSVEGHLRGLVGQLPVEAILKNPDELNSKMRETCSEDLDKMGLSLISFVLKRVADDQGYIENLGVPEVERIRKSASIARAEVERDIQIRQADTEKESAIRRAEAHQLKIEAESAASAKEAQYRKELSMKEAEFKQETTSRQAEADLAYELKQNQIQQSLVTEQVKIKQMEAEANKTVRQIEVELKEKELEASVIKPAEAEKLAAIMRAEVNKQRQILEAEADAESTRKRGEATAEAELAKGKANAEVVRLAGLAEAEALEKKAEAYKQYTQAAVTVEILRILPELAEKIAAPLSNVDKITVISQDGTTSGVNRITGDIAKMIAQVPEITQTLTGKSVTDLARAFLGKDNELILNKESE is encoded by the coding sequence ATGTTGGGAATTTTGTATACGGTTGTTGCGATTGTTGTTGTTGTTTTTATCTTACTGGCTTCTATTGTGAGAGCGTACAAGAAAGTGCCACCGAATGAAGCCATGATTGTGTATGGTTTAGGTGGTAAAAGGGTCGTACAAGGTGGAGGGACGTTCGTCATCCCTGGTTTTCAAAGTTTTAAAACGATCTCTATGATGCTCATGAGCTTTGATGTGAAGCCGGATCAACCTATGTTTTCCCAGCAGGGAATACGGCTCAAAATTGAGGCGGTGGCTCAGATCAAGATTCAAAGTGATCCAATCGCGATTGGCACAGCCTCGGAACAGTTTCTTGACCACACACTGCTGGAGCGGGAAATGATGATTTTGCATTCTGTAGAAGGGCATCTTCGCGGGTTGGTTGGGCAGCTTCCAGTTGAAGCTATTCTCAAGAACCCGGATGAACTCAACAGCAAGATGAGGGAAACTTGTTCGGAGGATTTGGATAAAATGGGGCTGAGCCTTATCTCCTTTGTACTCAAACGAGTGGCCGACGATCAAGGATACATTGAGAACCTGGGCGTGCCGGAAGTGGAGCGTATCCGCAAAAGTGCTAGTATTGCCAGAGCTGAAGTGGAGCGGGATATTCAAATTCGTCAGGCAGATACGGAGAAGGAATCCGCGATTCGTCGAGCGGAAGCCCATCAGTTAAAGATTGAGGCGGAGAGCGCTGCTTCGGCGAAGGAAGCGCAGTACCGCAAAGAGCTCAGTATGAAGGAAGCCGAGTTCAAGCAGGAAACGACGAGCCGGCAGGCTGAAGCGGATTTGGCCTATGAATTGAAGCAGAATCAAATTCAACAATCACTCGTGACTGAACAGGTGAAGATCAAGCAGATGGAAGCGGAGGCGAACAAGACAGTTCGCCAGATTGAAGTCGAGCTGAAGGAGAAAGAGCTCGAAGCGTCGGTCATTAAGCCAGCTGAAGCGGAAAAGCTAGCAGCTATTATGCGCGCCGAAGTCAATAAGCAGAGGCAAATTCTCGAAGCCGAGGCGGATGCCGAGTCGACGAGAAAACGCGGCGAAGCGACGGCCGAAGCGGAGCTCGCGAAAGGGAAAGCGAATGCGGAAGTCGTCCGCTTGGCGGGACTTGCGGAGGCTGAAGCGTTGGAGAAGAAAGCGGAGGCTTACAAGCAGTATACACAGGCGGCGGTTACAGTGGAGATTCTTCGCATACTGCCGGAATTGGCTGAGAAAATTGCGGCCCCGCTGAGCAATGTAGATAAAATTACGGTAATTTCGCAAGATGGAACGACGTCAGGCGTGAATCGGATTACAGGCGATATTGCCAAAATGATCGCGCAAGTACCGGAAATTACACAGACGCTAACAGGCAAAAGCGTGACGGATCTTGCGCGTGCATTCCTAGGCAAGGATAACGAACTTATTTTGAATAAGGAATCGGAATAA
- the nirD gene encoding nitrite reductase small subunit NirD: MKRIHVGNISEIAEKRSRVVRIGALEIAVFKFSGGTVRAIENRCPHKAGKLSEGIVCDHHVFCPLHDWKINLHDGVVQAPDEGCVTAFQVEVDESGDMYLHIEEESIRAS, from the coding sequence ATGAAACGTATTCACGTTGGGAACATTTCGGAAATTGCGGAAAAAAGATCGAGGGTTGTCCGAATCGGAGCATTGGAAATCGCCGTGTTCAAGTTTTCAGGCGGTACGGTCAGAGCCATTGAGAATCGCTGCCCGCATAAAGCGGGTAAGCTTTCCGAAGGTATCGTGTGTGATCATCATGTATTTTGCCCGCTGCACGACTGGAAGATTAATTTGCACGATGGAGTCGTTCAAGCGCCGGACGAAGGCTGTGTAACAGCTTTCCAGGTGGAAGTGGATGAGAGCGGAGATATGTATCTGCACATCGAAGAGGAAAGTATCAGGGCATCCTAG
- a CDS encoding HD-GYP domain-containing protein, with protein MVKGLETREKMNNQLLQSYYSTLAAALDARDAYTAGHSTRVAKYSLLIGRAVDLNEQELDLLNKTALLHDIGKIGVRDDVLLKESRLTDEEFEQIKLHPVLGESILKQIEPAEAMAPLLPGVRSHHERFDGCGYPDGLKGLDIPEFGRIIAVADAFDAMTSDRPYRKGMPVEKALAILAEGKGTQWDPVGSLVRSKVH; from the coding sequence ATGGTAAAGGGGCTTGAAACGCGTGAAAAGATGAACAACCAACTGCTGCAGAGCTACTATTCCACATTAGCGGCTGCACTCGATGCTCGGGATGCTTATACAGCAGGTCATTCGACGCGTGTCGCCAAGTATTCCTTGTTGATTGGACGAGCTGTAGATTTGAACGAACAGGAGCTCGATCTATTGAACAAGACCGCTCTATTGCATGATATCGGCAAAATCGGTGTGCGCGACGATGTGCTGCTGAAGGAAAGTCGGCTCACCGACGAGGAGTTCGAGCAGATCAAGCTGCACCCTGTGCTCGGCGAATCGATTTTGAAGCAAATCGAGCCGGCTGAGGCTATGGCGCCCCTGCTTCCAGGCGTGCGCTCGCATCATGAGCGCTTTGATGGCTGCGGGTATCCGGATGGCCTGAAGGGCCTGGATATTCCGGAGTTCGGCCGCATCATTGCGGTTGCCGATGCCTTCGATGCCATGACCTCCGATCGTCCCTATCGGAAAGGGATGCCGGTCGAGAAGGCACTGGCCATTCTCGCTGAAGGAAAGGGGACCCAGTGGGACCCAGTGGGATCCCTGGTTCGCTCAAAGGTTCATTGA
- the nirB gene encoding nitrite reductase large subunit NirB, protein MKKKIVMVGNGMAGVSCIEQMLKLAPNRYEITIFGSEPHPNYNRILLSSVLAGDADMKDIVINDWSWYEENHITLYTGHTVNKIDTERKLVRTDGGVSVPYDELIIATGSLPFMLPLPGADKEGVIAFRDIKDCETMIEAAKKYKKAVVIGGGLLGLEAARGLLNLNMEVSVVHINEYLMNLQLDRTASLLLQQELERQGMKFLLKKNSESILGKKRVTGLRFTDGSEIETDLVVMAVGIRPNIALAKSSGIEINRGIVVNDLLETNVPNIYSVGECAEHRGVAYGLVAPLYEQGGVLAKRLAGIETAGYQGSVVSTKLKVSGVDVFSAGEYADKPDTRAVRVQDDFEGIYKKVVIRDGKVIGAVLFGDISDGSRLFAMIRNGEDVTGKEKTVLLGEGGGKAKSGLDLVASMSDDEIVCGCNGVSKGAIVQAVQEKGCSSINEIKACTKASASCGGCKPLVADVLTYVLGADGVKTVKEGICGCTTLGRDEVVEAIRGMRLTTSKEVMNVLEWSNTEGCSKCRPALNYYLAMVWPEEHEDERESRFVNERNHANIQKDGTYSVVPRMYGGVTTPKDLKKIAEIAEKYEVPLVKVTGGQRIDLLGVKKEDLPGMWADLDMPSGYAYGKTLRTVKTCVGSTFCRFGTQDAIGMGIQLEKKFERLGTPAKVKMAVSGCPRNCAEATIKDFGVVAIDGGWELHVGGNGGTKLRGTDLLCKVKTEEEVLEWSGAYLQYYRETGKYNERTAEWVERVGLDTIKVALESKEDRTALIERIEKALDLMKDPWKEIIEQQELRKTFVPMEEQSAESILK, encoded by the coding sequence ATGAAGAAAAAAATTGTTATGGTAGGAAACGGAATGGCTGGAGTCAGTTGTATCGAGCAAATGCTAAAGCTTGCGCCGAACCGCTACGAAATTACAATCTTCGGAAGCGAACCGCACCCGAACTACAATCGCATCCTGCTTTCATCGGTTTTGGCAGGCGATGCCGATATGAAGGACATTGTTATCAACGACTGGTCCTGGTACGAAGAAAATCACATCACATTGTACACGGGACATACAGTCAACAAAATTGATACGGAACGCAAGCTCGTTAGAACTGACGGAGGTGTTAGCGTCCCTTACGATGAACTGATCATCGCAACAGGATCGCTGCCGTTCATGCTTCCGCTGCCTGGCGCGGACAAAGAAGGCGTCATCGCCTTCCGAGATATCAAAGATTGCGAAACGATGATTGAAGCCGCTAAGAAATACAAGAAAGCGGTCGTGATTGGCGGAGGGCTTCTCGGTCTGGAGGCAGCGCGTGGCCTGCTAAATCTGAATATGGAAGTATCGGTTGTACACATTAACGAATACTTGATGAATCTACAGCTCGATAGAACAGCTTCTCTATTGCTGCAGCAAGAATTGGAACGCCAAGGCATGAAGTTCTTGTTAAAGAAAAACAGCGAATCGATTCTCGGAAAAAAACGTGTTACGGGACTTCGTTTTACGGACGGATCGGAAATTGAAACGGACCTCGTGGTCATGGCCGTAGGGATTCGCCCTAACATTGCGCTTGCCAAAAGCAGCGGAATTGAGATCAATCGAGGTATTGTTGTCAATGACCTTCTCGAAACGAACGTGCCTAACATCTATTCCGTCGGCGAATGTGCCGAGCATCGCGGTGTAGCGTATGGCTTAGTCGCTCCGCTCTACGAGCAAGGCGGGGTGCTTGCCAAACGGCTCGCAGGCATAGAGACCGCTGGTTATCAAGGCTCCGTCGTATCGACCAAGCTGAAAGTATCGGGCGTGGACGTGTTCTCGGCAGGTGAATATGCAGATAAACCTGATACCCGTGCCGTACGCGTGCAGGACGATTTCGAAGGTATTTATAAGAAGGTCGTTATTAGAGACGGCAAAGTCATCGGTGCTGTTTTGTTCGGTGACATCAGTGACGGCTCTCGCCTGTTTGCGATGATTCGTAACGGAGAAGATGTAACTGGTAAAGAAAAGACGGTTCTGCTCGGTGAGGGTGGAGGTAAAGCGAAATCCGGCCTTGATTTGGTTGCGTCGATGAGCGATGACGAAATTGTTTGCGGCTGTAACGGTGTATCCAAAGGCGCGATCGTTCAGGCTGTTCAAGAGAAAGGCTGTTCCAGCATCAATGAGATAAAAGCTTGTACCAAAGCTTCCGCTTCCTGCGGCGGCTGTAAGCCTCTTGTAGCTGATGTGCTCACTTACGTACTCGGCGCAGACGGTGTGAAAACCGTAAAAGAAGGCATTTGCGGCTGTACGACACTTGGACGTGATGAAGTGGTGGAAGCGATCCGCGGTATGAGATTGACGACATCGAAGGAAGTCATGAATGTACTGGAATGGTCGAATACAGAAGGCTGCTCCAAATGTCGCCCGGCGCTCAACTATTATCTGGCCATGGTATGGCCGGAAGAGCATGAGGACGAAAGAGAGTCCCGCTTTGTGAACGAACGCAATCACGCGAATATCCAGAAGGATGGCACGTACTCGGTTGTTCCGAGAATGTATGGGGGTGTCACGACACCGAAGGATCTGAAAAAAATCGCGGAAATCGCAGAGAAATACGAAGTGCCGCTCGTGAAAGTAACAGGTGGTCAGCGTATTGACTTGCTCGGTGTGAAGAAGGAAGACTTGCCAGGCATGTGGGCTGATCTCGATATGCCTTCAGGCTACGCATATGGTAAGACACTGCGTACAGTGAAAACGTGTGTAGGTTCAACGTTCTGCCGCTTCGGTACGCAAGATGCTATCGGCATGGGTATTCAGCTAGAGAAGAAGTTTGAGCGTCTGGGCACGCCGGCAAAAGTTAAAATGGCCGTATCGGGCTGTCCACGGAACTGCGCGGAAGCCACGATCAAGGATTTTGGCGTTGTGGCGATTGACGGAGGCTGGGAGCTGCATGTCGGTGGTAACGGAGGAACAAAGCTTCGCGGAACCGATTTACTGTGCAAAGTGAAAACCGAAGAAGAAGTACTGGAATGGTCCGGCGCTTACTTGCAGTATTATCGCGAAACAGGGAAGTACAACGAACGAACTGCCGAGTGGGTAGAACGTGTCGGTTTAGATACGATCAAAGTGGCGTTGGAGAGTAAAGAAGACCGCACCGCTCTAATTGAGCGGATTGAGAAGGCGTTGGATCTGATGAAGGATCCTTGGAAAGAAATCATTGAACAGCAAGAGCTGCGCAAGACGTTCGTTCCGATGGAAGAGCAGTCGGCAGAGTCTATTTTGAAATAG
- a CDS encoding methyl-accepting chemotaxis protein translates to MQIYRKFLWNLLLNYIMGSGIAVVVVGGVIISTTLTISNAEMVRVFFIMVTSLCVMMLAEIAVFRRHMKPIREMLEQETPDLATIREAYLQTHRFPALSVMRIMGPHFLGLSIPAMTMASIGIARGWLSLPVFYIGLAGIGAVLVASMHALLEFFTTAQAIRPVLIHIRKLGQRIYGEDVSLDGRVIVSIQRKFQLSAFLIGTMPLFLFSLATQIRLISQSSDMTVDYWKWAGIILLLGVGFSSLGARMLARDIQQPIGDLYRAMKEVQSGDLQVRASDLFSDEFSRLVWFQPHGKGA, encoded by the coding sequence GTGCAGATATACAGAAAGTTTCTATGGAATTTATTGTTAAATTATATAATGGGGTCTGGGATCGCTGTTGTTGTGGTTGGCGGAGTCATCATTTCTACAACTCTAACGATTTCGAATGCGGAAATGGTGCGAGTATTCTTCATTATGGTCACCTCGCTATGCGTGATGATGCTTGCTGAAATCGCGGTGTTTCGTAGGCATATGAAGCCTATTCGCGAGATGCTGGAGCAGGAGACTCCGGATCTGGCAACCATCCGAGAAGCCTATTTACAAACGCACCGATTTCCGGCGCTTTCGGTGATGCGGATCATGGGGCCGCACTTTCTTGGCTTATCGATCCCTGCTATGACGATGGCTAGCATCGGGATTGCGAGAGGTTGGTTATCTCTTCCGGTTTTTTACATAGGGCTTGCCGGTATTGGTGCAGTGCTTGTGGCGAGCATGCATGCTTTACTAGAGTTCTTCACAACAGCTCAGGCCATCAGGCCGGTGCTCATACATATTCGGAAATTGGGACAGCGCATCTACGGTGAAGATGTTTCCTTGGATGGAAGAGTCATCGTTTCGATTCAACGAAAGTTTCAGCTAAGTGCTTTCCTCATTGGAACTATGCCGCTCTTTCTGTTTAGTTTAGCAACTCAAATTCGTTTGATTTCGCAGTCCTCGGATATGACGGTCGATTATTGGAAATGGGCGGGTATCATTCTACTGCTTGGAGTCGGCTTTTCCTCCTTAGGGGCACGCATGCTGGCAAGAGACATCCAACAGCCAATTGGAGATTTATATAGGGCAATGAAAGAAGTTCAATCCGGCGATCTGCAGGTAAGAGCCTCAGATTTATTTTCGGATGAATTTTCGCGGCTAGTCTGGTTTCAACCACATGGTAAAGGGGCTTGA